ACATTCACTGACCTCCGAACTACCCTTATCAAAGTGTTTTCAGGTTCTTCTGCCCATTTCTCCTTGGAGACATCTGCCCTTTTCTTATTGACTTTAAAGAGCTCtttttgatgtttatttattttaaggtaggatctcattttgtagctctggctgacctgaagctctctatgtaaaccaggcctcaaattcacggagatctgcctgcctctgactcctgagtgctggggttaaaggtgtgcatcaccttGCCTGGTTTAGAAGAATTCTTTATATACAGTTCAAACAAAAGTCCCCAATATGTTGCTGTGCACAGATGCAGAGCAAATGCCcatgactttttttctatttttctctcactgcaaatagatttttatacaatatgttttgattgtGGCTGCCCCTGACTTTTAATTGTGGTTATCAAGGAGtgatactaataataataaaaaaaaaactctacgtaacaaaaaaaaaaaagaaagaaaatgtggtaccaaaaaaaggaagaagaaagaaagaaaatgtggtacatatatacaatagagcactactcaacagagaaaaacagtgacatcatgaaatttgcaggcaaatggatggaactagaaaatatcatcctgagtgaagtaatccagactcagaaggaaaaacatgatatgtactcacttataagtggatactagatataaagcaaaggacaatcagactgcaaaccacagatccagggaggctacctaccagggaggaccctaggatgactgtagcttataataagttttggttttgcccaatcactgggcaagctttagtgaaacattttactattaggataagaatttgtaccgtatcgagctgatgaaagaaaatgctggctgtactttcaggaggggaagctaaaatctttttagattatggattagcctatagtaAAATGTCTTCTTTAAGTCAAACAGAGAAGCGGAAGATGATTAAGAATCTCACTTACAGAACTTAAGTAAAAcacagctctctgaacagatgaagataggtttcttctgtatcccagaatctaatcaatatttacatgtataattcagctattatttggcttaaatgggcttattgggaaatgttatcatttttactgttttctacagagaaaatatttaccaGCTTTAAATAACcttggacttttgaattataacctgtttttatgttcaagctatctgtgtatctCCTGCAGTTgtatataaaaaattttttacattcaaaaaaggacaaattgtactatagaattgtattacataaaatatatagaatatacaaattcatacagacagaaagattagatgttatctcaacatggagaagaaaggaatatagaacaatgattttctaagtacagaatctctgttttgtgtgatggaaaagccccacaaatggacagtagtatcaggacataatatcatgaatgtaataaatcaatacaataatGTAactaatgaatatcataaatatagttattgaataaaTACTGTGAATgcaatcaatgaataccacaagtGTAATTAAtttcatgagtgtaattaatgaatatcatgagtgtaattaaaaaataaattcaaaaaaaattaaataaataaaactaaaaaaacaaattaaaaaataaaataaaaaataaagaaaatgataatcactatgtagtctgggctacataggcatgtctctctcacacacaaatacaataagataaaatagaAGAGCAGAGTTTAAGGGCATCGATGAAAGGTTGTTGTCTCTTAGTTAATTCTTGTATCTATGTGCTTTGAACATCTATGCTATCTGCTCTTACGTATGTTTGAAATTCTCTACAATAAAGATGTTAGTTAAATATCAGCACTtttgctggccatggtggcacatgcctttaatcccagcacctgaaacAGAAGCAAGTGGATTCCTGTGCATTTGAAGCCAGTTagactgcacagtgagaccctgtctcaatacacAGAAACCATGACTTTTGTAAgcttggaagatggctcagtaggtaaagtgctttctCTACAgtccagattcccagcacccacatctaaACCAAATGAGTGTGTGGCCAGCCTGTGATCTAGTCCAAGAGGCAGCTATGAGATCCCCCAGGGAAGCCGGCTCGGTAAATTGGCTGACTCAGCCAGCTCTGTGGTcagagagagagcctgcctcaataTAGAACGTGGAGAGGGATTgcagaagacacctgacatcatcctctgacttctacatgcttgtgcacacatatgtgtgtacacacacacacacacacacacacacacacacacacacacacacacgtacagttTTATTCAGTGATTAGTAaagtttaaggaaaataaaaataccagaaCTGCAGAGGATGTAGTGAAAGATTGCATCATGACCCGCTCAAAAACAATTGAAGGGGCTGACTGGAGTGGAACAATACCTGCCGTATATGTCTAAGTCTCCTCAGGGAGAGTGAGGAAGGATGACCCAGAGgacaaggtcagcctggcctacataactcctcaaacaaaacaacaacaacaaaaatcatctgGGAGAGGTTTCCCACATACTAACAATGACCTCAGAAACTAGTCTCTTTTAAGATAGTGGAggaggtccttgtgctcagagataagcactagggagccaggaatgttaaacacacagggctgTCTCTACTAAGGGAGACAGGTGTAACTTTTTTCCACCCAGGAAGCTAGGAGCAGACATGGTTAATAGCCTGGTAACTCTTAGCTATCCGAGGCCAGGCCACACTGGCTTCCCCAGGCCCTTATCTTGAACTTGTCTCAGTCAGTGACAGCACTGTACTCCCCCAGGCCCCTATCGTGAGCCTGGTCACCTTGAGCCTGTGTCCTCGGTTAACCTATGGACATCTTTATGGAAGACCTCACTAGTACTTTACAGTGAGTTTCGATGTAGTCaagtcttaagctttgttgtgcaCGTGGAATTGAGTTAATTATCCCCAGGAAAGGTTTTACccaattgtgctgtgcttaaatgtgcctaaaataaactactcggTGTCAAGAGTCCGGGAGCTTGAACGAGCACTGTCCACTGAGTCATGTTGAACTGAACTACCTTCTTCTCCCCTGAGGATCATTACTGCGCTAGCATGCACGAAAACAGAGTCAGGTGTCATATAAAAAGTGCTGAAAGtaaaagatgaagagaaaattcCATAGTTCCAGATTCattttcatctgttttgttttatgagacaggatttcacagaGTAGCTTAGGATGATCTGGAACCCACAGAATAGCCTAAGGTGGCCCTgaattgtgatcctcctgtctcaggccTCCTGGTACTGGCATTATAGACCTGTGATACCATGTCAAAAATATtagtcattttcaaaataaatttcaaagcaTACTCTaagttttttatgttttaaaggaaaaataaaattactagagtaaaaaatacataaaataagtaaaaataaaattatagagacATTCAGTAATTTAGAAACCTCTCATAAAATAACAGTTGAAAACTTGGATGTAGACTAGTATTTGAGAAAAAATATCTGAGCCCATTTACATAAATATGacaagagcaggagaaataatGCAGTTGACTGACATGTCTGGATATTGGAATGTAGAAAATATTTCCCTTTCAATCAACTATTTTCCTGCTTTAATGTTGTATGCTACACAAAGTTTGTGAGATGATAAAAGCATGAACTCAAACAAGTAGAATTATGTTTTCTGTAGCTCCAAATGAATCCTTCCCTTCTTGCCTCATCAACTCTGTGATCTTCCCATTGGATATATTAACATCCAGGTGTCTCCCCAACACATGGCAGATCAAAACCAGCTGTTACTCCACCCAACCCCCTCTCCTGGTTGTTGTGggcacaaggcatgcacatggtacacagatgtacatgcaagcaaaacacccatacaggtattaattaactaattaataaaaatttaaacacacacacacacacacacacacacacacacacacacacacatgcatgtgcgcaTAGGACTTAACAAAAGGACCAACATTTTCAGCTGGCCTTTGTAGTGTGTGAAATGAACAGAGAAACTAAAATGAGCACACAGTCCTTGGAACCCTCCATAGGGGTCCGAAGCCTGACTGCCACTATGGTGACAGAGTTTGCTTTTGTTCTTACAACTTGGGGTCTCAGACTGTATGTGGGGCAGGCACATGTCCAGATAATCTGAaactccccatcctcctgcctcagcctcatgggTGCTGTGATTTTAGGTGTGATCAAGAAAACATGAATTGTTTCCCAACTTTTTAACTTTGGactcattttcaaaacaaatttcaaagcaTAATATAATTTTGGCATTtaactgagaaaaataactaccattaaatacaaatgtgaaagatctgtgaaaatgaaaaagtagacattgtttttaaaagttctgtgATGTGATGAAAGCTGAAAGCTAAGATATAAATGTTTAACTAGTGAAAGTTCCAGGACactcaggctacacagagaaacttggtcttaaaaaaaaaaaaaaaaaaaaagtggctccGAGCAAACGCGAGCAACACTGACaaaaggaacagaggaaggagagaaggcgGAGTCGACTGAGCCGTCTGGACACTGGGTTGTAGCAGGCACAGCTCATTTTTATTGATTGACCTATTTCCTGCCCCATGTTGTATGCTACAAAAGCCCGAATTAAAGAATAACACAAGAGGCCCCATGGGATGCAGAATTGGGGGTTCCTGGTGCTCCAAATGAACCCTAACTTCTCAACCCACCTCGTCAGATCTTCCCCTGATGTGGGCTCAGGCAAGGTCTCTGCTGTGAGAGAGAATGAACAGCTGTACTGTCCCAGAGGTGGCCTGACACTCccatctgggtcctggcactctgCTAAGGGACAAAGAGAATTACATGGACCATCAGCAGCAAAGACAGCCTCTGATACATTGATAGCACAAGACACAAAAGACCATGCTGTGACCACATCTTAACACAAGTGTAAGGATCACCCACTCCCAACAAAAACAACTGCATCCATTGCCCTGGAATGGAAAACACACGCGGCTGCCACTGCTTGGCCAGGCAGAGCCCAGTCCTCTACCTGACTACCTGACTCAGGAAGCACATCCCATCCAGAACAGAAACCAATTCCCAATTCCAACTACACCCAACACAGGCTCTGGCTTATCATTAGTCCCTTTCCAGCGCTGTCCCATTGAGACTCCTCCCCATTTCCCACGGCTGTGATCTCTTACAGTGAGAGGAAAAGTACAGATGTGTTCACAGTGGATTTCGCCAAGGCATTGACAAGACAATCTGAATAAAGACATTAGTTAGAATTTTTATCATTCCTTTACCTAAAGGAATTGTGTCCTAGGTTTTACTCTCCAGAACAGGTTCTTTTCTTTAGAGCATTTTTAACGTGTATGGGTGGTTTGTCGACAGGGATTTCTGTGCACCATTAGCAGGCCTGGTGCCATCTGGAGGAGGGTTCAAATCCCAGAGAACTGTAGTTgcaaatagttgtgagccactttgtggctgctggaaatcaaatccaggtcctctgtaagaatggCCAGGGCTCCTAAATGTGGGTCATCTCTAAAGCTTCCAGTACATGTTTTCCTTACAAAAGGTAAGTGAAGGTTCAGATAATTGATAGAACCACAAAGAATTCTTGGACATTAGTTCCCTCCATGATATTTGTCACTTTCAACATTATTGAGCAGATAAATATTTCATGGTAATCACTTTCCTTAAAGCTCCTTTCATGtccttgttcctcaggctgtagatgaaaGGGTTCAGCATGGGGGTCACCACTGTGTACATCATGGCAGCTGCCATGTCACTCCCAGCTGAGTGAGAGGAGGAGGGGTTGAAATACAGGGATATGATGGTGCCATAGAAGAGGCCGACCACAGCCAGGTGGGAGctgcaggtggagaaggctttcCATCTTCCCCTCGTGGATGAGACTCTCAGGATAGCACAAGCAATAAGGACATAAGACACAAGGATGCAAACAAACGGAGCTATCATTAACAGCCCTGCAACATAGAGAATCATCAGCTCATTGAGGTGTGTGTCTGAGCAGGAGAGTTTCAGGAGGGGGGTCACTTCACAGAAGAAGTGGGGGATGATGTTGTCTGCACAGAATGAGAGTCTAGCCATGAGCAGGGTGTGCAACAGAGCATTCATGCTGGATACTACCCATGACCCGACCACAAGGAGGGCACAGAGCTGATGGGTCATCTTTGTTGTGTAGTGTAAGGGGTGGCATATGGCCACATAccggtcataggccatcacagCCAGCAGGAAATCGTCCATGTtagcaaacacacaaagaaagtaCAGCTGTGTGAGACACCCAGAGAAGGAAATGGCCTGGTTCCTGAGTACATGAATGGCCAGCACCTTGGGGACAGTAGTGGAGGAGAAGCAGACATCCACAAAGGACAGGttgctgaggaagaagtacatgggggtgtgcaGGCGGGAGTCTGTGCCGATGGCCAGGATGATGAGCAGGTTTCCCAGGACAGTGGCCAGGTACATgatgaggaagagcaggaagaggagctgctgctgctgctggggctgccTGGAGAGTCCCAGGAGGAGGAACTCGGAGACACTGGAATGGTTTCTGCCTCTCATGGTCTGAGCCAAGCTACAAAGAACAGAGGCAGAGGTGAGAAATGTAGAAGCTGGGGATTTAGATGTGGCAGATCATGCTTCATTGATGGGCATGTTAAAGATATAGCCCTACCCACATCCCAGTCTACATGTTTCAGTCTAGAGTGGTTCTGGTCCCACTGGCTTCACCCATTCGCTTGACTGAATAAAACATAATCACAGTTTTTGcacataccccccccacacacacactccccacaaTCTTGTTCTCCTGTTAACATCCCAAGTCCTTCTCCTACTTCCTAGCATCaaagaaagaatgggaaaaaCAGCTGATTTTTCTCAAACTCTCCATGAATATTCCTGATTTTTGCTATTGCTCCTTGATGCAGGAAGAGTGAATGTTACtccttataaaagaaacactgtgGTCTCTACTGTTCTAAAATACCCAGACAAGTAGATGCTGTGGTTTCAATCTATGTGTCTGTCACCTTGATGTTTCTAAGGATTAGAAAATCTTAGAATCCTAAAAAGATTCTGAGCAAGGGAAGAGTGAATGATCACCGTCCTGGCCCTTTGTAAGAACAGAGATTTGTGAGAATCAGATGGGTGTTTATGGCAGCATCCGTCCCACTGGATCTGGACTCCCTGAGCATCTCATTAGAGAGAAGCAGAAAGTCACTGTCCCACCTGTTTCCTCATCCCTGGGGATCAGCGATGATGTCAAAGCCTGCCATCTCAATCCTGGGTCAGCCCCTGGAGAGAAGGTGATCTGGGTGGAGACAAGACTAAGGGAAGATTCTCTTAGAACTTCTTCATCTTAATGATGGAGACCCACAGGTTTGAAGGggttgtttcttattttcttaacaCAGAACCTTGGGGTACTGTAGCACTGCCAGAGAGACCTTTGCCTTTTTTCCTAATAACTTAGTCATTTCCTGTGTAGGTTTTGGTAGCACATTTGCAATAGAATGTGCTTGGAGCACAGATATGAGAAAGTGGCTTTACATATCTAAGCTTGATCCCTTAAAACATCTGATGTAAAGATGaaggagagaggtggaggagCATAGATCCTGCCATGACTGGGGAACTCCATGCTCCAAGAGTAGATCTCTTTTGGGATATCTTCCAGCTCACAAAGGATCACCATTGTAGAAATGGTCCCCTAATCTCTGCACCCTCAAGAGTCTCTCTTTAACACCCCAATTTACACTCTACctctttttgtgttttatggtGATGTCTATCCACACCTCCAACACTGTGAGTCCCCTGCTGATGCACCTGGTGAAGGACAGTTTTGGAGGACCTTGGTATTGTTAGAACTCTCTTCCGTTTTGTTGACTAAATGACTTGTAAAACTCTTGTACTTTGCACCATCGTGACTGACAGAAATCAATGGACATAAATGACACTATAGAATCCAATAATTGCATAACCTCGTTAAAGGAATAGTTTCTGAGGTGGTTGGTGTGTGTTCTGACCCACAGGAGAATTCCTTCCAGCTAGTTTTGGTGCTGTTGTTTTGAGGAATCttggtatgtagcccagggtgactccaacctctttttttttcttttaccctcCTCGGCCTCCCTGAGTATTGACATTATAAGCgtgtaccaccacaaccagccctttaaattattttttagtaGGACACGAGGTTGCTTCTCACCACATCCAGATCAGTTCTGGGTATTTGTTTTAGCCAGACTCAATTCCAGCATGAAGAGGCGATAGTGCATGAAGTCTCCCCCTGGTTAGGAGGTTATTGGTAATTAATAGCTTCTGGGAAAGAAAGGGTGAGTCAGTCACGTTCAAGTGGACAGCCACACACCCAAGAATACATGAGCAGCATAAACTGAACCAGATGGGAACGAgggaaagaacaacaacaactaaCTATGTTGGGTAGGAGGGAGTGTGGGTATGGGAGCAGGTGGGAAAGTGCTGAACATAATTGAAACATCACTGTACAAACTTCTAAAGaactagtttttaaatttctgtttattttatgttcGTTGGTgcttgttttgcctgcatgtgtgtctgtgtgagggtgtcagaagacctggaactggagtacagacagatgtgagcttccaagtggattctgggaattgaagtttggtcttctggaagagtagccagtgctctaaacccctgggccatctctctagactaagaactaatttttttaatcacaagaaagaaacaaaaattgagTAGCAACAATTCCCAGAGAAAACTCCCTGAGACCTCAGATTTCATCGTTTTAACTTGTTTAAGGTTTTGGTTAAAGTCGGCTATTCAGATTTTTCTGAAGTACAGAAACAGAGACTATTgcaacattttctcagttaaacTTTCCTTTCCGCAGATATCTGGTTATTTACTGCTAGGGCTTGTGTCCCCTTTGAAGACAAGGAGAGCTGGAAGTTCTAGAGTGGCAGGTTGAAGAACCctaagagaggagaaagatggaggaggacaAGCCTGCTGGGCCTAGGAACTCCACAGTAGACTTCTCGGGAAGCTCCTAGCTCACCATGGATCTCCATTTTGCAAATGCTGCCTAATCTAGACACCAGGAGTATGTCTTCAAGATCCCCATTTATACTCTAACACCTCCCTCCCAAGGAGGATCATAACTGATCTCAGAAATGAGACTGGGGAATTAGAAACTCCTAGGCCACCCTTCACTGTAATTTGTCCTGTCCCTGTAAATCCAGAAGCTGGAAACTTTCTCCTGTCTGACTCGCAGATGAGTAAACAAGAGGCTGTAGGTGAGAGCAAAGATGGAAAGATGCAGCgaggagctggggtgagctggAGAAAGCCCTGCTGCTGTCCAGCTCAGGAATCGGGTATTTCCTGAGGACCAGAGAGACGCTGCCTTCACCAGCAGTCCTCAGTGGATGTGCTGAAAgccaaatggtgctggtctaattaTTACAGGAAGAGATGTTCATGAACATGAtaggttgggcatggtggctcacacatgtAATAACAGGACTGTggaggctgaggacagagagTTAAGAGTCCCAGACCTCCCTGAGCTGCATAGTtggcccctgtctcaaaaacaaaggcagaccaaaggaaaagaagaaaggacagaagaaaggaagggagggagggagggaggaaggaaggaaaaaaggaaggaaggaaggaaggaaatgaaaatgataaaggaTTTGTGACATGGCTATGCAGCAAGACCCAGTCACAAAAAATAATCACATTCATAACACAAATGAACAAgaacaggagggaaagagaaaaactgcCAGTGGCCTGGTCAGAGCATTAGCCGGTGGCAACAGAAGTTCAGGTGTGAGCCCACCAGGAGAAAGACGCTCTGATGAGAATGTCTCCTTCAAGAATACAGACTCCAGAGAATGTCTTTCACTTATGCCCTGCCTTCATATTGTTTCTGCCACATGCTTTCTCAGGCATCTGATGTAATGTATATGGTGTAGGGAGTCCCCCACTGCCTGTATTGTAGTATGATTTTCCAATCTATTGGTGATCTCTATCTGTAGATTGTCTAAAAGATGActcctcctaagctgtactgtccaTTTGACATCAATAATATTAGCTTAAGTCAGGGATTATAAATTCACTGGAAACTGTTTTAGATCACAGCTCATGTTTACATAGAAAAATAGTTCAATGTCCCCAGCTGCTAAGACAGTTGTACACTATTATGAAATATAAAGCTTCAAAGTAGCTTTAGATTAGACCAAGTGCCTTGCTGATGGTTTTTAAGATAAACTATTTCCAGGAAAAGCAGTCCAGTTCACAAGGACATAATATCCAGCTATCTGATTTTTTGGACCAAGGTCAAAGGCTCAAAGCAACCTAATGGCTGTGCCAGTCTCTACTGCTAGGTCTGGCTGATAACCTAGGACAAGATAACCTAGGTCAGTGTTTAACTCTCTGCACAAATGCGTAACCTCAGTCTTAGAATATGGGTCTGTAACCTGAAGACTCAGAGTTCAGCCAACTGTTTTTTTATGTTGGGTTATGAAATTGTGCGGGTGACAGGGAGCAATTAACTGAGGTTAGAGACAAATTCGGCTTTCCTTCAGCTACACCACCAGCAGGGGTTAGATTTCCCAGCTGACCAGGGCGGCTGAGAATGATCTGACTTCATAGCCCCGAGAAGGAGCTACAAGTCTCAATTTCTATCTCTCTAGATCAAAAGCAGAATGACGGGTTCTTCCTTTGCAGCTGAGAGTTAACAGCCCACCAGCTTGGGAGTTGAGATTTATTGCATGTGAGTTGTCTGGATGACTCTGCTTTTAATCATTTACTTAAGAAATTGAATGGGACCTTCAAATATAACTCCTAATATTCAACATGAAAGACTCTGTTGGGTATATACAGCTGTGAAGAACAAAGAGATTCACAGCCAACATgagagaataaaaagagaaaccaaaAGAGACTATGTATGAGTTCTTTCCTTCCCTAAAAATCCTCAGGTAAAAAAGTCTTTGCTTTAGACACTGGactttccctttgagccctgcctACAGACTAGAAGCTGATTCTTCCCAGGCTATGATTTAAAATTGTGTTGACTGAGAGTCAATTATTCTTGCACATGAGTGatttgcacatgtgtgggttcactcatctttcttttacatgttTGAAATTTTCCACATCAAAGGTTTTAGTTAAAACTCTGAAGTTTTAGGGGTTGGAGAAAATGGCTCATTGATTAAgattactggctgctcttcaagaggatctgggtttgaatcccagcacacacacacatctcagccCTCACAGACTTCTGTAACTTCAgatccagggcatccaatgccctgttCTGTCATCTTTGGGGACCAGTCACAAACATGCAGGcccaacacccatacacataaaataaaatcaataaaaaatgtaTGTCAATGCTTTCACTCAATAAAATAGTGAACTTAAAAAGAATTGAAACTCCCAGAACAGATGAAGATGCCCCGAAAGGCAGCTTCGATCCCTGAGACACAATGAAGAACTGTCAATAGGTGGTGCAGGACTGTTACCCAGCACTGAACAGtttgaggcaggagctggagctCAAGTCCTACCTGGGCTGTACACCAAAACCCATCAAAacagacaagagaaagagagagaaagagagacagagagagagagacagagacagagacagacagacagacagacagaaagaaacagaaacagacaagagCAGCGAGGAGCTGTCCTTATCAGTGTCTGAACACACCCAGCAACAAACTAAGAAACCATTCCTCTGCAGGAATTACTATGTGACTGGATTACTGGGGAAGGTGAGCAGAcctgttcatgcatgtgtgtgtgctgtgcatggaCAGGGTGAGGGGGACACCAGTTGTAGGTGGAGTTGGACCTCATAACATACCACAGCCAacaataaataactaaacaagCAAATAACAAGAAACATACAAGAGCAGCTGGGAGTGGTCCAGAAATTTCAAATGTGGCCacttcaaacaacaacaaaaaagtgaatgcatgcaaagaaacaggaaattatAACCCATACAGCAGAACAGCAAACAATGGCCACTTCCTGCGAGAGAGAGCAGAAGCTATCCTTAACAAGAATACTTCAAAGTAGCCATTGCAAAAATATTAACCGATGGGATGGGTAGaaagattaaagaagaaaatgatggctGGGAAGACAGACCCAATGACAATGTCAATTGCTGCTAAGTCTGAGGACCTGCTTGTCATCCTCTGACTTCAACATGGAAAGAGAGagccagcaagttgtcctctgccccacATCGGTAAGCTTTAGAATACACGCTCCCATGCCAGAAAACATGCACAGTAGACACACAAGCAAATAAGTGTAAAAATAGAACTAAGTGAAAGTTTGACAACAGTGCCACATCAAACAGAGAATAGAGGCCTAGGGAATGGGAGAAAAACAAGGGACCCAGTGGAAACTCGGGAGTGGGGAAGATCTCATTGGAATAAACAGTTGTCAGTGGGCCTCAGCACATCTGAACTGGAAGAAGACAGAGTGGGCAAGCTTGAAGAGAGTGATAGAGGTAGTGTACAGTGAAGAGCAGAgcagaagaaagaacaaacaaaaatggac
This Peromyscus leucopus breed LL Stock chromosome 8b, UCI_PerLeu_2.1, whole genome shotgun sequence DNA region includes the following protein-coding sequences:
- the LOC114710622 gene encoding olfactory receptor 1361-like isoform X1, which gives rise to MRGRNHSSVSEFLLLGLSRQPQQQQQLLFLLFLIMYLATVLGNLLIILAIGTDSRLHTPMYFFLSNLSFVDVCFSSTTVPKVLAIHVLRNQAISFSGCLTQLYFLCVFANMDDFLLAVMAYDRYVAICHPLHYTTKMTHQLCALLVVGSWVVSSMNALLHTLLMARLSFCADNIIPHFFCEVTPLLKLSCSDTHLNELMILYVAGLLMIAPFVCILVSYVLIACAILRVSSTRGRWKAFSTCSSHLAVVGLFYGTIISLYFNPSSSHSAGSDMAAAMMYTVVTPMLNPFIYSLRNKDMKGALRKVITMKYLSAQ
- the LOC114710622 gene encoding olfactory receptor 1361-like isoform X2; translation: MAQGNHSSVSEFLLLGLSRQPQQQQQLLFLLFLIMYLATVLGNLLIILAIGTDSRLHTPMYFFLSNLSFVDVCFSSTTVPKVLAIHVLRNQAISFSGCLTQLYFLCVFANMDDFLLAVMAYDRYVAICHPLHYTTKMTHQLCALLVVGSWVVSSMNALLHTLLMARLSFCADNIIPHFFCEVTPLLKLSCSDTHLNELMILYVAGLLMIAPFVCILVSYVLIACAILRVSSTRGRWKAFSTCSSHLAVVGLFYGTIISLYFNPSSSHSAGSDMAAAMMYTVVTPMLNPFIYSLRNKDMKGALRKVITMKYLSAQ
- the LOC114710622 gene encoding olfactory receptor 1361-like isoform X3, with product MLRENHSSVSEFLLLGLSRQPQQQQQLLFLLFLIMYLATVLGNLLIILAIGTDSRLHTPMYFFLSNLSFVDVCFSSTTVPKVLAIHVLRNQAISFSGCLTQLYFLCVFANMDDFLLAVMAYDRYVAICHPLHYTTKMTHQLCALLVVGSWVVSSMNALLHTLLMARLSFCADNIIPHFFCEVTPLLKLSCSDTHLNELMILYVAGLLMIAPFVCILVSYVLIACAILRVSSTRGRWKAFSTCSSHLAVVGLFYGTIISLYFNPSSSHSAGSDMAAAMMYTVVTPMLNPFIYSLRNKDMKGALRKVITMKYLSAQ